The following are encoded in a window of Neomicrococcus lactis genomic DNA:
- a CDS encoding Rieske 2Fe-2S domain-containing protein, translated as MSLTNQEPHDAKENDGTCEGCTSRRHLLTVSSLAGVTTLGLAACGSSNAASQSSTAAAPASPTGEATVAIPLSDLAVGAKGTAKLDGGRSYLFYRVSETDIKAYRAVCTHAGCLVEVGADKDFACPCHGSMFDPATGAPTAGPAPSALAAYPAGVEGSNVVIYLEG; from the coding sequence GTGAGCTTAACGAACCAAGAACCGCATGATGCAAAAGAGAACGACGGAACCTGTGAGGGCTGCACCTCTCGCCGCCACCTATTGACGGTCTCTTCCCTCGCTGGAGTTACCACTCTGGGACTGGCAGCTTGCGGGTCCTCAAACGCCGCCAGCCAGTCATCGACGGCAGCAGCACCAGCGTCCCCCACAGGAGAGGCCACCGTGGCTATACCTCTCTCAGACCTTGCTGTGGGTGCCAAAGGCACAGCCAAACTCGACGGCGGTCGATCCTACTTGTTTTACCGTGTGTCTGAAACCGACATCAAGGCATACCGAGCCGTCTGCACCCACGCGGGATGCTTGGTAGAAGTAGGCGCGGACAAGGACTTCGCTTGCCCGTGCCATGGCTCAATGTTTGACCCTGCCACCGGAGCACCGACAGCTGGGCCAGCGCCTTCCGCGCTCGCGGCCTATCCTGCGGGCGTTGAGGGGTCAAACGTCGTGATCTATCTCGAGGGCTAG